Proteins encoded in a region of the Homo sapiens chromosome 9, GRCh38.p14 Primary Assembly genome:
- the C9orf57 gene encoding uncharacterized protein C9orf57 isoform 1 (isoform 1 is encoded by transcript variant 1): MRRIVFAGVILFRLLGVILFRLLGVILFGRLGDLGTCQTKPGQYWKEEVHIQDVGGLICRACNLSLPFHGCLLDLGTCQAEPGQYCKEEVHIQGGIQWYSVKGCTKNTSECFKSTLVKRILQLHELVTTHCCNHSLCNF, encoded by the exons ATGAGAAGGATTGTTTTTGCTGGTGTTATCTTATTCCGCCTCTTAGGTGTTATCTTATTCCGCCTCTTAGGTGTTATCTTATTCGGCCGCTTAGGTG ACCTGGGAACCTGCCAGACAAAACCTGGTCAGTACTGGAAAGAAGAGGTCCACATTCAAG ATGTTGGAGGTTTGATTTGCAGAGCATGCAATCTTTCACTGCCCTTCCATGGATGTCTTTTAGACCTGGGAACCTGCCAGGCAGAACCTGGTCAGTACTGTAAAGAAGAGGTCCACATTCAAG GTGGCATTCAATGGTATTCAGTCAAAGGCTGCACAAAGAACACATCAGAGTGCTTCAAGAGTACTCTCGTCAAGAGAATTCTGCAACTGCATGAACTTGTAACTACTCACTGCTGCAATCATTCTTTGTGCAATTTCTGA
- the C9orf57 gene encoding uncharacterized protein C9orf57 isoform 2 (isoform 2 is encoded by transcript variant 2) — MKKIDLGTCQTKPGQYWKEEVHIQDVGGLICRACNLSLPFHGCLLDLGTCQAEPGQYCKEEVHIQGGIQWYSVKGCTKNTSECFKSTLVKRILQLHELVTTHCCNHSLCNF; from the exons ATGAAAAAGATAG ACCTGGGAACCTGCCAGACAAAACCTGGTCAGTACTGGAAAGAAGAGGTCCACATTCAAG ATGTTGGAGGTTTGATTTGCAGAGCATGCAATCTTTCACTGCCCTTCCATGGATGTCTTTTAGACCTGGGAACCTGCCAGGCAGAACCTGGTCAGTACTGTAAAGAAGAGGTCCACATTCAAG GTGGCATTCAATGGTATTCAGTCAAAGGCTGCACAAAGAACACATCAGAGTGCTTCAAGAGTACTCTCGTCAAGAGAATTCTGCAACTGCATGAACTTGTAACTACTCACTGCTGCAATCATTCTTTGTGCAATTTCTGA